A stretch of DNA from Perca flavescens isolate YP-PL-M2 chromosome 11, PFLA_1.0, whole genome shotgun sequence:
AACAGCAATAGTCATATACAGCCAGTGGTCAAACTTCAAAGACTCAATCTATGTGGGCGAACAAGATTACAGTCCTGTAGACTTAAACCTATTACTATATCTGGGTTGGGTTCTGGTTTGAAAACCACTGCGTCCAATCACAAAATGCAGACTAACATTAGCATCAAACAAGACCACACAGTTATAAGAAAAGTAAAGAACCTTGTTGTAAAACATCTGCATCTACTGAGCAGGATGTTACTCCACAATAAGTATTACCTAGAAAAGTTCTTGGATGTCTGTTCATCTTTAGAAAGGTTAAAACCATAGACTATacagtctatatatatatatatatatatatatatatatatatatatatatatatatatatacatacatacacacacacacagtaacaagCTATTTATAATAGGCTGTTCTGCAGTGACTGTTCTGAGGCtctaatgattattattatcattatctaTTTATATGTAGATATATTATATCTGTACAAACAAGTCAAATGTTTACCTTGTTCAGCTTCGTGGTCCTTGTTTTTAGCTTATGTCTATTCCTGTgtatgtactttgagagcaacaaaaagTCGGAGTCAAATTTCTTGTATGTGTTCTACTTGGCCATTTAAGCAGATGCTGATTCGGATAAATATGAGGTTTTTAATGCCAGGACAACATGCACGTATGTAAGAAATAAATGTAGGCTACGTAATAAAAGACAAAACTCCAACGGTCAATTTGCTGGATTAACTATCACTTTCACTGTGGCGTGTGTCCCGTTAGCTCCAGTTCACACCAAACCAAACGCAAACGTTAGCTACCTGTAGGAAATGTTTGATTCAAGCTAACAGCAACTGAGCTTGGTGtttaattagctagctaacggtaataTTTAACGTAAGTAACGTAACCGACACACAAAACAACGACCAAAGAGGCTAAATGTACcaagaataaataaaacacactgctgtcattCCCGTTGGTTTTGACGGAAGCTCAACGGGCATGTCCCGACATTCCTCCCAACAAACTGCCACTAAAACTCCTGACAGGAACACATTTTTCTCTACTTTTGTGACCCGGTTAACCGACACCTCCAGGTTAATTCCATCGACACAGCCAACGTGTGGATATTTGTTAAAGTCTTACCTGATAAATGGCATGGACATGAAAGTACCAAAAAAGTTTTCCCAGTCTCCCAGCGTATCTCCAAACAAACTCAATCCCCACTTGATCCACCAAGGTAGGCTACGGGACGCtgggctcctcctcctcctccccgcaTGAGGTCATCTAGGGAGGCACATCCACTGAGGGCAGGGAATCAAGACAAACTAccccccctccttcctcctccacttttcctcttcctcctcatttCTCTGTGAATGCCTCATGGACACGACAGAGATGCAAGATACATGTATTAGGACAACTAAGCTGCAGACTAAGCTGTAGGCTTGCAATTTAAGGGGGATAATCACGGGTTTGGTTCAGAGACATATCCAGAAATACTGAAGTCcttaaaaaagtgaaaataaaccATGAGATACAGTTTTATTTCCCAAATTAAAAGTCTAAATATGGTTTAAAGCCTTTGCCACACTGCCAGGAATACATTTCTGGTAGACAATGACTGAatcttttattcatttatttattttgttagttAAATTAAATATGCTGAGCCTAGACATACTGAATAACACTGAGGTATCACAGCTTTACAAGCCACATTTAAGCATAAGTCTTCTGtttatcatattattattaaacaggTCAAGGCCTTACATTTGATTGGCTAAATTAACACTGAAGTTGGAAACTATCAAACTCACAGTTTTGGTAGGCTGCTTTAAGGCTGTCTTTATTTTGTGCAATTTTATAATGCACCAGTAGGCTTCATGTCAGATTATTGGTGAAACGATTAGTTTATTAACCATAGAACTTTTTTACTCCATATATTAATCTCATGCCTATCATTATTTGCTACTCTGCAGATTAGGATTGTACACACAAGATATAAAGAAGCTCATAAAACACGTTGCATTgctgcatttgtttttatatttattaaatgtgtaggtaggtgtgtatgcatgtgcgtttattgatatgtatttatgtattgttgtgggtgatttggaccttgagtctgtaataaaagttttgatgatgttgatgatgatgattaaacTATCCAAGGGTATATAAAGTAACGTTGGTACCACCTGAACTGGCTACAACATGAAAATACTGCTTTGCATCACAGATGTATCACTCTGAATGGGGCCAGTCTTTATAACAAGCACTTCTACTATAATACATGTAGCTGCTAATACTTGTTGAACATTGTGTTAGGTAGGGATTTGTATTTTGTCtgttgtgtgcattgtgtgtgccTCCCCTCTCTTCTCCAGGTTGattgctatacaaataaaaaataaagctgccttgctgGTGATTGTAAGTGAGTACACCTGTATTCACTTAGCTCCCTGGATAAAGGAAGGAGGAGACCCCCCCTCTATTCTCCCATACCTTTGTTATACTGGCTGGAAGCAGGTTGTGCTTACCAGAGCAtgtgtttgaaatgtttatcTTGTTCTTTGATTATGTTTGTAATTTAGTCTTTGCTTTGTCGTTTACGTGGAGCAGTGCATTTTCTGTTTGCATTATTAATAAATTGTACTGATAATTTTGTAGTACGCACTTCCCATCCTTCCCTCAgttattttaacatcaatggtTACTCTCTGGTTTATAGGGTTGTAACAATAGCCCCAATACAATTTTGAATGTGacacttgtaatggagtatttttattaCATTGTGTTCTTCAGTAAAGAATGTGAGCGATGTAACAGATTAAAATTAGATTCACTTTAAATAGCCTATTGATACCAACATTACCAGTTGTCCCTCTACTAGCAATCTTATCAAGTATACTCTGTAACTTCCTCCTTGTTAATGGACAATACAAAAGGAGGGGTTGAAACATGAGTCAAAGCTTTTATGTAAATTTAGCCTAATTGATTTAGGTTTGTATTAGTGGCAGGATGTCATTCAGTAGCTTTGTGTGTACAGCTGAGTCCACTTTCCGAGTCTGCTGTAGGCATCATAATACATATATCAGCAtataacttaatttaaatgttatttctaTCGAGAGGCTAAAATGTGTTCACCATGCAGGGATATACAACGGTATCTAATGAGCGTATaattagggatcgaccgatactggtttttGAAGGCAGATgctgattattagtagttaatgaaaccgataaccgatatttggaaccgatatgcatttacagtaaaaatgaaaatcttttaagtcaaaattaagagtcgggaatgttacaaactccaacacaaaactttgtttaaatgctttaagcaattatttaataaatgagaaactttcaacataaaaGATCAGATAGTGTTGTTGGcaggacattaagtcagactcagtggtgagtgaaaccgaagcagagggacagacacagagctgtagtgCAGCCAAAGTAAcacactttttaatttattaacttTATCGGCCAGGGCCGGTAATCAGTCTATCCATACTTATAATCATGCAAAAGTGCAAATTAATGTTTACTGGAAAGGATTACTAGAGTGAAGCTCACAGCACACCTTAGTCTATGGTGACCTCATGAGGTGACAATATTTCATGCAGCTTGTTTCATGTGCAAATTTTGTCTCACCAGATGTGTTTAACAGAAGTGTAATGTCATAAAATCATTGTTTTCCTAGTGTCATTTTGCATTTTTGTGTAAACTACACTATAATGAGTACTGTGGTGATAGGAGTAAATTTTTTTTAGACTGCACACATCTTTTCCCACTCTTGTGTGTGAGTCGGTTATACAGTCAGTGTGCAATGTTTTCTCAGCAGTGTGGTGGGCGTCACTGGGTCAGCGAGGCTCTTTAGATGGCGGGGGTATGGGCAAACACTGGCAGTGACATGCACCGTTTGCAAGTAAGAAGACCACCAAATGCTCCACTCTTCAAACAGAGCTGAAGAGGTCTCTGAACTTTACACACAGAAGGCATCAAAGGCATGTGTGAACAGCATgagcattacagagaatttaaGTTCGGCACGTTGTGTTTACAAGGCTATCGGCGAGTACTTTGTTGGCGAACAGACAAGCAGATATCATTTGTGGGCTTTTTGATACAAAGGCCCATGTATGACCACACAAAATTGGGTGTTAACACACTTGCATAACACACTCAACCTGTTCAAGGGCTTGGTGGAGTGGCGATTGTATTTACACTTGCAGGGATCTTTATTGAAAATAACTTAAGACACATTCTGTAGTGTCAAGGTGTGCACAAGTAAGCCTATAACATTACTCAAAGACTGTGTTCACACCCCACAGTCAGGTAGCTTATACTCCCTGCAAATTTAAAAGTCCCAAATAGGTAAGTATTATGTGCACACTTAATCTTAATGTTAGGTGTGAGAGAGCATATTTAGgaagaaatgtttttaaatagtttcAGCTTAAATAAATTTGGGATATTTAATCTAGTACTGAAAATTATGTAAAATCTGATCTGCCCTGGAGGAATGTCTCTGCAAGCACATTTGCCATTTTTCCACAACACATCTGGTAAACCTAACATATTGGTAATTAGTTTAAATATTTTTCATGTTGTCCTTTACTGTACACAACCTTAAGCAAAGCTGAGCAGGTTCTGTAGGCCTTTATGAAAGTTCCCTAAAGTTCTTACTttcagacaatttttttttttaaatcacaataGTCATCATTGGAGCCTCTACCAGTTGCTGCAATGCACAGGGGTATGTATAAAGGGTTGTATGTATATGAAGGTTGTAAATGTTTTGGTGCATGCAAATTACAGTTGATGTTAAGTACAATGATTGAGTGTATTTGAGTGTAATAAACAGCCATTTGCTGCCACCTAATGGCCATGTAGCATACTGCAAAATAAACCTTGAGGAATAAAGACATCTGCAATCTTGTGATATCTAGCCatgcaatttctttttattaaatctaTTAAGTGCCAAGCAATACATGTGAAGATttcactgaaagaaaaaaaaataaaaaataaaaccccatCTCAAAAACCTCACTTAACCCCCAACCCTCACATTAAACTTACCCCAAACAATCTGGTTTTCATCAGCTGGGAAATACAAGTACAGCATTTTTTATAACAAGGAAAGGCACATTAAATGCTGGTTGATAGTATTCTCTCAAACAAGAACAGCCTACAAAGTAAGTCTCTCCATAAACACTGACACTTTATACACAACATGTCAGTCCCCTCGTGTCTAACGCCTCATGTCTGTCTTTCACAGTTGACTTGACATGGTTGCCTCTGGGTCATTCTTGAACACGTCGTTCAAAACTTCCTCGGCTGCTGGATGAAAAAGATCCGCGGGCAGTGGGGCTTCTCCACTGCAGGGCGCAACTTGCTGTGCCTCACGCTCACTGGCATCTCCGTGAAGTCATGGCTCAGCTGCAAATACATCAGGCAGGAGATTACACACAAGGCTCAGAGAGGCACTGGGACTAATCCAGCCAGTTACAGTTGCTTAGTATGAATTAACTTCAAATGCAACGCAAGAACtggctttttaaaataaattaatgttttgtttactttGTCAAGAGTTCCTGCCAGAAGAATATTAACTTGTTGCATCCTGTTAGAGGTAGTGAGGGACCTGCTGCAAGATCACACAAATTGTTTCAATAAACTTGTTAGAACATAAATGTTAGTAACATGatcaaaataaaattttaaaCATCTTATGGTGTGAACTAATTCATTTACATGTCCTCTGGTTTAGTTTAAAATTCAAATCCATGCATTTTATATTACAGATGCAGCTCATAGGCCTACCTCAGTTTATCAGACCTCTTGGTCTCCTTCTCTGGAATTCCATGGCTAGAACCATCC
This window harbors:
- the dap1b gene encoding death-associated protein-like 1 homolog — encoded protein: MVQQLSKSGAKETPLLKAGHPPAVMAGGKRVAKKSLEDGSSHGIPEKETKRSDKLSRSLTTSNRMQQVNILLAGTLDKLSHDFTEMPVSVRHSKLRPAVEKPHCPRIFFIQQPRKF